A window from Planococcus maritimus encodes these proteins:
- a CDS encoding aminotransferase class I/II-fold pyridoxal phosphate-dependent enzyme produces MSQLETPLFDALLKHRNRHPIQFHIPGHKKGQGVDPAFREFVGDNILSIDLINIAPLDDLHSPKGAIKQAQELAAKAFGADHTFFSVQGTSGAIMTMILSVVGPNDKILVPRNVHKSIMSAIVFAGAIPVFIHPEVDPELGISHGISPESVEKALIEYPDAKAVLVINPTYFGVAADLKRIVDVAHSKSIPVLVDEAHGVHIHFHKSLPVSAMAAGADMAATSVHKLGGSMTQSSVLNVREGLVSPKRVQATLSMLTTTSTSYPILASLDTARRQLAIHGFDLIDQTIRLAQDARKRINKIPHLVCVGKELLNSSATYDMDPTKLLISVKNLGITGHQAEEWLRENANIEIELSDLYNILCLVTLGDSRKEINLLVNALQRMSEALETEQAVSEPVVLLPEIPRLAVTPRDAFYAETEIIPIDDAVGRISAEFIMVYPPGIPIFIPGEIITEENISYIHTNVKAGLPVQGPEDDSLQTLHVIKEHHAFR; encoded by the coding sequence TTGTCACAACTCGAAACGCCGCTCTTTGATGCCTTATTGAAGCATCGGAATCGGCATCCCATACAATTCCACATTCCCGGCCATAAAAAAGGGCAAGGAGTCGATCCCGCTTTTCGGGAATTTGTCGGCGATAATATTCTGTCTATCGACTTAATCAATATAGCACCACTCGATGACCTCCATTCCCCAAAAGGCGCTATTAAACAAGCGCAAGAGCTGGCAGCAAAAGCCTTCGGGGCTGACCATACCTTTTTCTCGGTCCAAGGAACGAGCGGCGCCATCATGACAATGATCTTGAGCGTTGTCGGGCCAAACGATAAAATCTTGGTCCCGCGCAATGTCCATAAATCGATCATGTCGGCCATTGTTTTTGCCGGCGCTATTCCTGTCTTCATTCACCCAGAAGTCGATCCGGAATTAGGAATTTCCCACGGTATTTCACCTGAATCCGTTGAAAAAGCTTTAATTGAATACCCCGATGCCAAGGCTGTGCTCGTCATCAATCCAACTTATTTTGGGGTCGCGGCAGACTTGAAGCGCATTGTCGATGTTGCACATAGCAAGTCTATTCCCGTGCTCGTCGATGAGGCACACGGCGTTCATATCCATTTCCATAAATCGTTGCCGGTTTCCGCCATGGCAGCGGGCGCGGACATGGCAGCCACATCTGTTCATAAACTAGGAGGCTCCATGACACAAAGCTCCGTATTGAATGTGCGTGAGGGCTTGGTGTCGCCAAAGCGCGTACAAGCGACTCTGTCGATGCTTACGACTACATCGACTTCTTATCCGATTCTTGCCTCACTTGATACTGCGCGCCGCCAACTTGCCATACACGGATTTGACTTGATCGACCAAACCATCCGCCTGGCACAAGACGCACGCAAACGAATCAATAAAATTCCTCATCTCGTATGTGTTGGAAAAGAATTGCTCAATTCTTCTGCCACTTACGATATGGACCCGACCAAATTATTGATCAGCGTCAAAAACCTTGGCATTACTGGCCATCAAGCGGAGGAATGGCTGCGCGAGAATGCCAATATCGAAATCGAACTGTCCGATTTATACAATATCTTATGCTTAGTCACGCTTGGCGACAGCCGCAAAGAAATCAATTTGCTCGTGAACGCCTTGCAGCGCATGAGTGAAGCTTTGGAGACAGAACAGGCAGTGTCGGAACCTGTCGTCTTATTGCCAGAAATTCCACGTTTAGCTGTGACGCCGCGTGATGCTTTTTATGCAGAGACTGAAATTATACCGATAGATGATGCAGTTGGCCGCATTTCTGCTGAGTTTATTATGGTTTATCCTCCAGGCATTCCCATATTCATTCCAGGAGAGATCATTACCGAGGAAAACATTTCCTATATCCACACCAACGTCAAAGCAGGTTTGCCCGTGCAAGGACCGGAAGATGATTCACTTCAAACTCTACACGTCATCAAAGAACATCATGCATTCCGCTAA
- a CDS encoding UPF0223 family protein: MEYSYPFSIDWTTEEIVEVVEFFEAIEKAYEKGINRQELMDKYRKFKKVVPSMAEEKTYFREFEEESGYVSFQVVKKMKEASGDDLIRIKR; the protein is encoded by the coding sequence ATGGAATACTCATATCCATTTTCTATCGATTGGACGACTGAAGAGATTGTCGAAGTCGTAGAATTTTTTGAAGCGATAGAAAAAGCTTATGAAAAAGGGATCAACCGTCAAGAACTGATGGACAAATACCGCAAGTTCAAAAAAGTGGTGCCATCGATGGCAGAAGAAAAAACATACTTCCGTGAGTTCGAAGAGGAAAGCGGCTATGTCAGCTTCCAAGTTGTTAAGAAAATGAAGGAAGCTTCAGGTGACGACTTGATTCGCATTAAACGATAG
- a CDS encoding YlaH-like family protein, whose product MDEQAFVYENMYPVARILYQNLPNFDVAGYALFAVIFLLSALVYKLGFAKKLSIGKNAVIILFLAAGGLGLTFLAFFLPVVEGLVIAALILILYKIRLWREKRENAASH is encoded by the coding sequence GTGGACGAGCAGGCTTTTGTCTATGAAAATATGTATCCGGTAGCCCGCATTCTTTACCAAAACTTGCCGAATTTCGATGTGGCAGGATATGCACTGTTTGCAGTCATCTTCCTGTTATCGGCATTGGTTTACAAACTGGGCTTTGCCAAGAAATTGTCGATCGGAAAAAATGCCGTCATCATCTTGTTTTTGGCTGCGGGTGGACTAGGGCTTACATTCTTAGCCTTTTTCCTTCCCGTTGTCGAAGGCTTGGTTATTGCCGCATTGATTCTCATCCTTTATAAAATCCGCCTATGGCGCGAAAAACGCGAAAACGCTGCTTCTCATTGA
- a CDS encoding YktB family protein yields the protein MSVNPYWTEQDFEVFETPGLEARMEALKAYVRPKFEALGQDFSAYFSGETGDEFFPHVAKHMRRTVNPPNDSWVAFAPYKRGYKAVPHFQIGLWESHVFVILAVIYEAPGKAAMANKLISTQALAELPSDFVMSGDHMKPEATSIASLGEEGVDKLLSRLRDVKKGELVIGKHLSRSDAAELDQDGFYAFAEETFRELLPVYRNLLLAHEKTAVR from the coding sequence ATGTCCGTGAATCCATACTGGACTGAACAAGATTTCGAAGTATTTGAAACCCCAGGGCTCGAAGCACGCATGGAAGCATTGAAAGCTTATGTGCGGCCGAAGTTCGAAGCATTGGGGCAAGATTTTTCCGCTTATTTCTCCGGAGAAACTGGAGATGAATTTTTTCCGCATGTCGCAAAGCATATGCGTCGGACCGTCAATCCGCCAAATGACAGCTGGGTAGCATTTGCGCCGTACAAACGCGGCTATAAAGCTGTACCTCATTTCCAAATTGGCCTATGGGAAAGCCATGTGTTTGTTATTCTCGCTGTTATCTACGAAGCTCCCGGAAAAGCAGCCATGGCAAATAAACTGATCTCGACTCAAGCTTTAGCTGAATTGCCATCCGACTTTGTGATGTCAGGCGATCATATGAAGCCCGAAGCTACTAGTATTGCTTCGCTCGGTGAAGAAGGTGTCGATAAATTGCTTTCGCGCCTGCGCGACGTAAAAAAAGGGGAATTGGTCATCGGCAAACATCTATCGCGTTCTGACGCTGCCGAACTGGACCAAGACGGATTCTATGCCTTTGCAGAAGAAACCTTCCGAGAACTGCTGCCAGTTTACCGGAATTTACTTTTAGCCCATGAAAAAACCGCCGTTCGCTGA
- the typA gene encoding translational GTPase TypA, which translates to MTNLRNDLRNIAIIAHVDHGKTTLVDQLLQQSGIFRSNEHVDERAMDSNDIERERGITILAKNTAIQYKDAKINILDTPGHADFGGEVERIMKMVDGVLLVVDAYEGCMPQTRFVLKKALEQNLKPIVVVNKIDRDFARPDEVVDEVIELFIELEANDDQLEFPVIFASGMNGTASLSSDPADQEENMQVIYDAIMDHVPAPIDNREEPLQFQVALLDYNDYVGRIGIGRVFRGTIEVGQSVSLMKLDGSVKNFRITKIHGFMGLKRIEIQKAEAGDLIAISGLEDINVGETVCPQDHQEALPILRIDEPTLQMTFLVNNSPFAGKEGKFITSRKIQERLDAQLETDVSLRVDPTDSPDAWVVSGRGELHLSILIENMRREGFEIQVSKPEVIVRMVDGVRCEPVERVQVDVPEEYTGAIIESLGERKGEMLDMINNGSGQVRLVFNVPARGLIGYTTEFLTQTRGYGIINHTFDSYQPVASGRVGGRRQGVLVSMERGKSSTYGLMGIEDRGTSFVEVGTEIYEGMIVGEHNRDNDLTVNIVKIKAATNIRSANKDQTTTMKKARLMSLEEALEYLNDDEYCEITPQSIRLRKKILDKNERERMAKKKKVAIEE; encoded by the coding sequence ATGACTAACCTTAGAAACGATTTACGCAACATTGCAATTATCGCACACGTTGACCACGGCAAAACGACATTGGTGGATCAGTTGCTTCAGCAATCAGGAATCTTCCGATCGAATGAACATGTTGATGAGCGGGCGATGGACTCAAACGACATTGAAAGAGAACGCGGAATTACAATCCTAGCAAAAAACACCGCGATTCAATATAAAGACGCTAAAATCAACATTTTGGATACTCCTGGACACGCTGATTTCGGCGGCGAAGTGGAGCGCATCATGAAAATGGTTGATGGCGTATTACTCGTTGTCGATGCGTACGAAGGCTGTATGCCACAGACACGCTTTGTCTTGAAAAAAGCGCTTGAGCAAAACCTCAAGCCGATTGTAGTCGTCAACAAAATCGACCGCGATTTCGCGCGTCCAGATGAAGTTGTCGATGAAGTCATCGAATTGTTCATCGAACTTGAAGCAAACGATGATCAACTGGAATTCCCGGTTATCTTCGCATCAGGCATGAACGGTACAGCAAGTCTTTCATCTGACCCAGCTGACCAAGAAGAAAACATGCAGGTTATCTACGATGCCATCATGGACCACGTACCGGCACCGATCGACAACCGTGAAGAACCACTTCAATTCCAAGTGGCACTTCTGGATTACAACGACTATGTCGGACGTATCGGTATCGGCCGTGTATTCCGTGGAACTATTGAAGTTGGACAATCTGTCTCTTTGATGAAATTAGATGGATCTGTTAAAAACTTCCGCATTACGAAAATTCACGGATTTATGGGCTTGAAGCGCATTGAGATCCAAAAAGCCGAAGCTGGCGATTTGATCGCAATCTCTGGACTAGAAGATATTAACGTCGGTGAGACGGTATGTCCTCAAGATCACCAGGAAGCCTTGCCAATTCTACGTATCGATGAGCCGACGCTGCAAATGACATTCCTTGTCAACAACAGCCCGTTCGCCGGTAAAGAAGGTAAATTCATTACATCAAGAAAAATCCAAGAGCGTTTGGATGCTCAATTAGAGACAGATGTTTCCTTGCGCGTTGATCCAACGGATTCTCCAGATGCATGGGTCGTTTCGGGCCGTGGCGAACTGCATCTATCAATCTTGATTGAAAACATGCGTCGTGAAGGATTCGAGATTCAAGTATCTAAACCTGAAGTTATTGTCCGTATGGTCGATGGCGTCCGCTGCGAACCGGTTGAACGCGTTCAAGTGGATGTACCTGAAGAGTATACTGGCGCAATCATCGAATCACTCGGTGAACGTAAAGGTGAAATGCTGGATATGATCAACAACGGAAGCGGACAAGTCCGTTTGGTATTTAATGTACCTGCCCGTGGGTTGATTGGTTACACAACTGAATTCCTTACGCAAACACGTGGTTACGGAATCATTAACCACACATTCGATAGCTACCAGCCAGTTGCATCAGGACGCGTAGGCGGCCGTCGCCAAGGCGTTCTCGTTTCCATGGAGCGCGGCAAATCTTCAACTTATGGCTTGATGGGCATCGAAGATCGCGGAACTTCATTTGTTGAAGTCGGAACTGAAATCTATGAAGGCATGATCGTCGGTGAACATAACCGCGACAACGACTTGACAGTTAACATCGTTAAGATCAAAGCGGCGACTAACATCCGTTCAGCCAACAAAGACCAGACGACGACGATGAAAAAAGCGCGTTTGATGAGCCTTGAAGAAGCACTTGAATACTTGAACGATGATGAGTACTGTGAAATCACTCCTCAATCGATCCGTTTGCGTAAGAAAATTCTCGACAAAAACGAGCGCGAGCGCATGGCGAAGAAAAAGAAAGTAGCCATCGAAGAATAA
- a CDS encoding polysaccharide deacetylase family protein, with translation MKKRNWLLSACAVFLLGACSDETAQEPVDPAQDEATPTEIEEDIASESASEQKDQAQIEEQENAEEQESEEASEQAAKPRYRINPQNSKVEAIGDANEQAVLITIDDAPDTYALEMAETLKELDVPAIFFVNGHFLDTEEEQENLSEIHDMGFAIGNHTNTHVNLKQSTESVQQEEILLLNDRVEAIIGEAPKFFRAPFGVNTEFSKALVQEQGMVRMNWTYGYDYMQGYMETEALTDIMVNAPELNNGGNLLMHDREWTNEALPQIIEGLRKKGYEFVDPNEIEGI, from the coding sequence ATGAAAAAACGAAATTGGCTGCTGTCGGCATGTGCAGTATTTTTACTCGGGGCGTGTTCCGATGAAACTGCACAGGAACCGGTAGATCCAGCACAAGATGAAGCAACACCAACAGAAATTGAGGAAGATATCGCATCCGAATCGGCAAGCGAACAAAAGGATCAAGCACAAATAGAAGAGCAAGAAAATGCTGAGGAGCAAGAGTCGGAAGAAGCCAGCGAGCAGGCTGCCAAACCGCGTTACCGCATCAATCCTCAAAACTCGAAAGTTGAAGCGATTGGCGATGCAAACGAACAAGCGGTGTTGATCACGATCGATGATGCGCCGGATACATATGCTTTGGAGATGGCCGAGACCTTGAAAGAACTCGATGTCCCAGCTATCTTTTTCGTCAATGGGCATTTCCTGGATACTGAAGAAGAACAAGAGAACTTGTCTGAAATTCACGACATGGGCTTCGCAATCGGCAATCATACGAATACCCATGTGAATTTGAAGCAGTCTACAGAAAGCGTCCAGCAAGAAGAAATCTTGTTGCTAAACGATCGTGTTGAGGCAATCATCGGAGAGGCACCGAAATTTTTCCGTGCTCCTTTTGGTGTCAATACCGAGTTTAGTAAAGCGCTCGTTCAAGAACAAGGCATGGTACGCATGAACTGGACTTACGGCTATGATTATATGCAAGGCTATATGGAAACTGAAGCGTTGACAGACATTATGGTCAATGCCCCTGAACTCAATAACGGCGGAAATCTGCTGATGCATGACAGGGAATGGACCAATGAAGCTTTGCCGCAAATTATTGAAGGGCTGCGTAAAAAAGGGTATGAATTTGTAGATCCGAACGAAATAGAAGGGATCTGA
- a CDS encoding YlaF family protein: MKEAIIESWHNIKWIFVLFSLAAIGAMVLIGVAVALRSVVGVFLSILLLLVIMGFGFKRKKEMRDAGAL, translated from the coding sequence ATGAAAGAAGCGATCATAGAATCATGGCATAATATAAAATGGATTTTTGTCCTATTTTCACTGGCAGCAATCGGAGCGATGGTGCTCATTGGGGTCGCAGTGGCACTTCGCAGCGTAGTCGGCGTGTTTCTCTCCATCCTGTTGTTATTGGTTATCATGGGTTTTGGATTCAAACGAAAAAAAGAAATGCGCGACGCAGGCGCATTGTAA
- a CDS encoding NAD(P)H-dependent flavin oxidoreductase, with protein sequence MAFQTRVTELLGIDYPIIQGGLAYLAYAELAAAVSNAGGLGQITAMSLPGPDELRTEIRKVRKLTDKPFGVNFAIGEHGRAFSHMLDVAIEERVPVVSMTGGNPTPIFEQLKGTDIKKLVLVAARRQAEKAEKLGADAVMVVGHEGGGHLGRDDIGTMVLIPQVVDAVSIPVIASGGIGDGRGWMAAHALGAEGIEMGTRFIATQECIHASPLYKQQLIDSTENDTVIIKRSIGAPARTLSNTWTDRILEIEKETPSYEALKDYISGSANKRYIYDGEQERGFGWAGQVTGLIRDVPTVQQLFDRMIQQTEEIRNRWGNIERE encoded by the coding sequence ATGGCGTTTCAGACAAGAGTTACTGAACTACTCGGCATCGACTATCCAATCATTCAAGGCGGCCTGGCTTATTTGGCTTATGCTGAGTTAGCAGCGGCAGTTTCAAATGCCGGGGGATTAGGCCAGATTACGGCGATGAGTCTACCGGGGCCAGATGAATTGCGGACAGAGATTCGTAAAGTACGGAAATTGACTGACAAGCCGTTCGGAGTGAACTTTGCAATAGGAGAACATGGCCGAGCGTTCTCGCATATGTTAGATGTCGCAATCGAAGAGCGTGTGCCGGTGGTGTCGATGACAGGTGGCAATCCGACGCCGATTTTTGAACAATTGAAAGGCACAGATATTAAGAAGCTGGTCTTGGTAGCAGCTAGGCGGCAAGCGGAAAAGGCAGAAAAGCTCGGTGCTGACGCCGTCATGGTGGTCGGTCATGAAGGTGGGGGGCATCTCGGTCGTGATGACATCGGGACAATGGTCTTGATCCCCCAAGTAGTCGATGCAGTATCGATTCCTGTAATCGCATCGGGAGGCATTGGCGATGGCCGTGGCTGGATGGCAGCGCATGCTCTTGGAGCGGAAGGAATCGAAATGGGCACGCGTTTCATTGCAACACAAGAATGCATTCACGCATCTCCACTATATAAACAACAGTTGATTGACAGCACAGAAAACGATACAGTAATTATTAAGCGCAGCATTGGCGCACCAGCCCGTACTTTGTCGAATACATGGACCGACCGAATTTTAGAAATCGAGAAAGAAACGCCGAGCTATGAAGCGTTGAAAGATTATATTAGTGGATCTGCCAATAAACGCTATATTTATGACGGCGAACAAGAGCGTGGTTTCGGCTGGGCGGGACAAGTGACCGGATTGATCCGGGATGTGCCGACAGTACAGCAATTGTTTGACCGGATGATCCAGCAAACAGAAGAAATCCGCAATCGTTGGGGGAATATTGAAAGAGAGTAG
- a CDS encoding FtsW/RodA/SpoVE family cell cycle protein has protein sequence MKSYIKKYGKYIDYPLLFAYLVLTIFGLIMIYSASMAWSVNYYNDPPSRFYKQQLLNLAIAYPVFLIAAVFPYKHFKKKWMMATVLAVIFTGLILVHFIGFAAGGAKSWISLGFANIQPSEVAKVGLIFYLAGVFSNKYRNGSINKLNESIIPPVIILTAVLILVFFEPDLGSMVIIGAVGLSVMAASGVRLKPFVKLAGIVITATAIVIVPMMVFAQDIIFTEKRMGRIDAFFNPFSDELGFGFQIVNGYLAIGSGGLSGLGLGQSIQKLGYLPEPHTDFIMSVIAEELGVLGVVVVIGGLGFVVLRGLWIAMTTSDPLARMLAAGVASMIGIQSFVNLGGLSGIIPLTGVTLPFISYGGTSVILLSLAMGVLMNVSMFNKYEKTKK, from the coding sequence ATGAAATCCTACATCAAGAAATACGGCAAGTACATAGACTACCCGCTTCTCTTTGCCTATCTAGTCCTGACGATCTTCGGGCTGATCATGATTTACTCTGCCAGCATGGCCTGGTCTGTGAATTATTATAACGATCCCCCATCCCGCTTTTACAAACAGCAATTACTTAATTTGGCCATTGCTTATCCTGTGTTCTTGATTGCCGCTGTATTCCCGTACAAGCATTTCAAGAAAAAATGGATGATGGCCACCGTGCTCGCAGTAATCTTTACGGGTCTTATTCTTGTGCACTTTATCGGCTTTGCAGCAGGGGGAGCAAAAAGTTGGATCAGCCTAGGTTTCGCCAATATTCAGCCGTCGGAAGTTGCCAAAGTGGGCTTAATCTTTTATTTGGCTGGAGTATTTTCCAATAAATACCGAAACGGCTCCATCAACAAACTGAACGAATCGATTATCCCGCCAGTCATTATCTTGACAGCTGTGTTGATTTTAGTGTTTTTCGAACCCGACCTTGGTTCCATGGTTATCATTGGGGCAGTCGGATTGTCTGTTATGGCAGCATCTGGGGTGCGCTTGAAGCCGTTCGTCAAATTGGCGGGCATTGTCATCACCGCCACTGCCATTGTCATCGTACCCATGATGGTGTTCGCTCAGGACATTATTTTTACGGAAAAGCGCATGGGACGCATTGATGCGTTTTTCAACCCATTTTCCGACGAACTTGGTTTCGGCTTTCAAATTGTCAACGGCTATTTAGCCATCGGTTCAGGAGGGCTTAGCGGTCTTGGTCTTGGCCAGTCGATCCAAAAGCTTGGCTATCTGCCGGAGCCCCATACCGATTTCATCATGTCGGTCATCGCGGAAGAACTCGGGGTTCTCGGTGTCGTCGTCGTGATTGGCGGTCTAGGCTTTGTTGTGCTGCGTGGATTGTGGATTGCCATGACCACTAGCGACCCGCTTGCGCGCATGCTTGCAGCAGGTGTCGCAAGCATGATCGGCATCCAATCCTTCGTCAATCTGGGCGGACTTTCGGGCATTATTCCTTTAACTGGGGTAACACTTCCATTTATCAGCTATGGCGGAACTTCCGTAATTTTGTTATCGTTAGCTATGGGAGTATTAATGAATGTTTCCATGTTCAATAAATACGAAAAAACGAAAAAGTAA
- the lpdA gene encoding dihydrolipoyl dehydrogenase — translation MVVGDFPIETDTLVIGSGPGGYVAAIRAAQTGQKVTIVEKEYIGGVCLNVGCIPSKAMISVGHRFEEAQHSDDMGIVAKEVSLNFEKAQSFKDSVVKKLTGGVESLLKGNKVEIVRGEAYFVDENTVRIMDADSAQTYKFKNAIIATGSRPVEIPTFKYSERVIDSSGALALKEVPKKLLVIGGGYIGTELGTAYANMGSEVTILEGAPDILAGFEKQMTSIVKKGLKKKGVEVITKASAKGVEESDSGVSVSYEAGGEEKTIDADYVLVTVGRRPNTDEMGLEELNIKMGERGLIEVDKQCRTSIPNIYAIGDIVAGLQLAHKASYEGKVAAEAIAGEKSEVDYMAIPAVCFTDPELASVGLTEEQAKEEGFEVTAAKFPFGANGRALSLNSSEGFVKLVSRKEDGLLLGGQIVGAGASDMVAEIGLAIEAGMTVEDIAMTIHAHPTLAEITMEAAEVALGTPIHIIK, via the coding sequence ATGGTAGTAGGAGATTTCCCAATCGAAACAGACACGCTCGTCATCGGCTCAGGCCCTGGCGGCTATGTCGCAGCTATCCGTGCAGCACAGACTGGCCAAAAAGTGACCATCGTTGAGAAAGAATACATCGGCGGCGTTTGTTTGAACGTCGGCTGTATCCCTTCAAAAGCGATGATCTCTGTCGGCCACCGTTTTGAAGAAGCCCAGCATTCTGATGATATGGGCATCGTGGCAAAAGAAGTTTCTTTGAACTTCGAAAAAGCGCAATCGTTCAAAGACAGCGTCGTTAAGAAATTGACTGGCGGCGTTGAATCCTTGCTAAAAGGCAATAAAGTGGAAATCGTCCGCGGCGAAGCATATTTCGTAGACGAAAACACTGTCCGCATCATGGACGCGGATTCTGCTCAAACGTATAAGTTCAAAAACGCGATTATTGCAACGGGTTCACGCCCAGTTGAAATTCCAACATTCAAGTATTCAGAGCGCGTGATCGATTCGTCTGGCGCATTGGCTTTGAAAGAAGTACCGAAAAAACTGCTCGTCATCGGCGGCGGCTATATCGGAACTGAGCTTGGAACGGCCTATGCCAATATGGGTTCTGAAGTAACAATCCTTGAAGGCGCACCAGACATTCTCGCTGGATTTGAAAAGCAAATGACGTCAATCGTCAAAAAAGGCTTGAAGAAAAAAGGCGTTGAAGTCATCACAAAAGCATCTGCTAAAGGCGTAGAAGAATCAGATTCAGGCGTTTCGGTTTCATACGAAGCAGGCGGCGAAGAGAAAACAATCGACGCAGACTACGTATTGGTAACTGTCGGTCGCCGTCCGAACACAGATGAAATGGGCCTTGAAGAGCTCAACATCAAAATGGGCGAGCGCGGGCTTATCGAAGTTGATAAGCAATGCCGTACAAGCATCCCGAACATTTATGCAATCGGTGATATTGTCGCTGGTCTTCAATTGGCTCACAAAGCATCTTACGAAGGCAAAGTTGCTGCTGAAGCGATTGCTGGTGAAAAATCAGAAGTTGACTACATGGCGATTCCAGCGGTTTGCTTTACAGACCCTGAACTTGCAAGTGTTGGTTTGACGGAAGAACAAGCTAAAGAAGAAGGTTTTGAAGTGACAGCAGCGAAATTCCCGTTTGGCGCAAACGGCCGTGCTTTGTCATTGAACTCTTCTGAAGGCTTTGTGAAATTGGTATCCCGTAAAGAAGATGGTTTGTTGCTAGGTGGACAAATCGTTGGAGCGGGCGCTTCTGACATGGTTGCAGAAATTGGCTTGGCAATCGAAGCGGGCATGACTGTGGAAGACATCGCAATGACGATCCACGCTCACCCGACATTGGCTGAGATTACAATGGAAGCGGCAGAAGTAGCTCTAGGTACGCCGATTCACATCATCAAATAA
- a CDS encoding YlaI family protein, with product MRVQCVICDKIEELEDDTLQAKRLRNRPIHTHMCEGCHDRITKRTEERLATGQFHFFRSSRSIEDDF from the coding sequence ATGCGTGTTCAATGTGTCATTTGCGATAAGATTGAAGAACTAGAAGACGATACTTTGCAAGCCAAACGGCTGCGTAATCGCCCAATTCATACCCATATGTGCGAAGGCTGCCACGACCGTATCACTAAACGCACCGAGGAGCGGCTGGCGACTGGCCAGTTTCATTTTTTCCGCAGCTCCCGCAGCATTGAGGATGATTTCTGA
- a CDS encoding YlaN family protein, with amino-acid sequence MEHTEEQTYQEKALELLKADAEKIEQLIKVQMDHLTLPSCPLYEEVLDTQMFGLSREIDFAVKLGLIERETGKNLMDTLEKKLSILHDAYTNK; translated from the coding sequence ATGGAACATACAGAAGAACAGACTTATCAAGAAAAAGCGCTGGAACTCCTTAAAGCTGATGCAGAGAAAATTGAGCAATTGATCAAGGTGCAGATGGATCATCTGACTTTGCCTTCCTGCCCTTTATATGAAGAAGTTCTTGATACGCAAATGTTTGGCTTATCACGGGAAATCGATTTTGCCGTCAAACTCGGCTTGATCGAACGTGAGACCGGTAAAAATTTAATGGATACGCTGGAGAAGAAACTGTCCATCCTCCACGATGCGTATACAAATAAATGA
- a CDS encoding inositol monophosphatase family protein — protein MDQHAMDRYIKSMIKEAGHRIRNSFLSDISVDTKAHANDLVTNVDKDVEKFFIEHIRKDFPGHRVFGEEGFGDKIEELSGTVWMLDPIDGTMNFVHQRRNFAISLGIYEDGIGKLGYIYDVVNDDLYHAVAGGGAYYNDERLPMLKDTDISESIIGMNSMWATPNRHVEHEATIRLVHEARGMRSYGSAALELAYLASGRLDAYISMRLSPWDIAGGMVMAKEVGAVASNFSGEAANLLKSDTFIAANPSIHGKLLQDYIKPKPKS, from the coding sequence ATGGACCAGCATGCAATGGACCGCTACATAAAATCAATGATCAAAGAAGCCGGACACCGGATACGCAATTCGTTTCTGAGTGACATTTCGGTAGATACGAAAGCCCACGCGAATGATTTGGTGACGAATGTCGATAAGGATGTGGAGAAGTTTTTCATTGAACATATTCGCAAAGATTTTCCAGGTCACCGCGTTTTTGGCGAAGAAGGATTCGGAGACAAGATTGAAGAGTTAAGCGGCACGGTATGGATGCTTGATCCGATTGATGGCACGATGAATTTCGTGCATCAACGGCGCAATTTCGCCATCTCGCTTGGAATTTATGAAGATGGCATCGGAAAGCTAGGCTATATTTATGACGTCGTCAACGACGATCTCTATCACGCAGTAGCAGGCGGCGGGGCTTATTATAACGATGAACGGCTGCCAATGCTAAAGGATACAGACATCAGTGAGTCGATCATCGGCATGAACTCCATGTGGGCGACACCGAACCGCCATGTGGAGCATGAAGCGACGATCCGCCTCGTCCATGAAGCGCGCGGCATGCGTTCTTATGGTTCTGCGGCACTCGAGTTGGCGTACTTGGCAAGCGGGCGCCTCGATGCCTATATTTCCATGAGGCTGTCGCCTTGGGATATTGCAGGAGGCATGGTCATGGCGAAGGAAGTTGGCGCTGTCGCCAGTAATTTTTCAGGTGAAGCGGCAAACTTGTTGAAATCAGACACCTTCATAGCAGCCAATCCATCCATTCATGGGAAGTTGTTGCAAGATTATATTAAACCGAAACCTAAATCATGA